The Exiguobacterium acetylicum genome includes a window with the following:
- a CDS encoding DUF6612 family protein, translated as MKKIRWVAAGIVAASIGLAGCQDGQTDSGSGSGSTKSGELSNTELLKKATAAQEDIKSFHMEGTVSSKAGEMAMDQKVSADIIQKPLAMKQTMTMKNPEDGKDVTIESYIVDDKMYLSQNGQWIVQDVSELGEMVEAMESSASTEQNLQLLKKYKDNWTAKKEGDVYQIDVKLSGDDLKAFMKDSLEQTGQMAQMKDAMDSIDYKKMNYKMTYDAKTFYPKSLDMDMVFAIEKETEFNMKNESTFSKFNEIDEIKLPAEAKDAQPLTGAGQ; from the coding sequence ATGAAGAAAATAAGGTGGGTAGCAGCCGGGATTGTCGCAGCATCGATTGGACTAGCCGGATGCCAAGATGGACAGACGGATTCAGGTAGTGGATCTGGTTCGACGAAGTCGGGGGAACTCTCGAACACAGAGCTATTAAAGAAAGCGACAGCCGCTCAAGAGGACATCAAATCGTTCCACATGGAAGGAACGGTCAGCTCTAAAGCAGGTGAGATGGCGATGGATCAGAAGGTTTCCGCTGATATCATTCAAAAGCCGCTCGCGATGAAACAGACGATGACGATGAAAAATCCTGAAGACGGGAAAGACGTGACGATTGAAAGTTACATCGTTGACGATAAAATGTACCTCTCGCAAAACGGACAATGGATCGTTCAAGACGTTTCAGAACTAGGCGAGATGGTCGAAGCGATGGAATCATCGGCATCGACGGAACAAAACTTGCAGCTCCTAAAGAAATACAAAGATAATTGGACAGCGAAAAAAGAGGGCGATGTCTATCAGATCGACGTTAAGCTGAGTGGTGATGACCTGAAAGCCTTCATGAAGGATTCACTCGAACAGACAGGACAGATGGCGCAGATGAAAGATGCGATGGATAGCATCGATTATAAAAAGATGAACTACAAAATGACGTACGACGCGAAGACGTTCTATCCGAAGTCACTCGACATGGATATGGTGTTTGCGATTGAAAAAGAGACCGAGTTCAACATGAAGAACGAGTCGACATTCTCGAAATTCAATGAGATCGACGAGATCAAATTACCGGCGGAAGCAAAAGACGCACAACCACTCACAGGTGCTGGACAGTAA
- a CDS encoding methyl-accepting chemotaxis protein has translation MKIKTKLILLSSILLLSLIGVGLYGGFSLDRVDQQSQTITSSWIPGLNLSHETNTALSDLRRVELLHIQENDSDIKADYDKRVKNGLAMVDANLVKYEKTIYLKTDRELFNDLTKKWQTFKETTDRLLTLSTPETQKEAVTYYEGDSRDSYFAVSDQLTKIVKYNNQQAKENGAAITSAANTAHILLFTIIGIVGLLGVIFTVLILRSIFGPLRQLQAKTHELATQGGDLTAQLDVVRDDEIGQIAQSMNQFIANLRTIIVQVDDTATSVVSTSQHVTSRIGELDHDMVSTSHTIENLSAGMQETAASAEEMNSSAVDMEATIHDIVTGAEANGKRAQEVGGRAESLQVVATEAKQTANQILAETKTRLEDAMARAKAVKEISVLSDAILSIAAQTNLLSLNASIEAARAGEVGRGFAVVADEIRKLAESSRDTVEQIQDVSISVIESVEHLNSASGEMLSFIDTKVVKDYDLFEDASVQYRNDAQLFGDAAEHFAAQAGQLQELTANMLGVIHDVAVTVNDGAQGTQSMSEQINHSVQAFRDVHDQTSVSQQQAEALKDVLRQFQV, from the coding sequence ATGAAGATTAAAACGAAGCTTATCTTATTGTCCTCCATACTTTTGCTTAGCCTGATCGGTGTCGGGTTGTACGGGGGGTTCTCGCTCGACCGCGTCGATCAACAAAGTCAGACCATCACTTCGTCTTGGATTCCTGGCTTGAACTTATCCCATGAAACAAATACGGCTTTATCTGATTTACGACGTGTCGAGTTGTTACACATTCAGGAAAACGATTCAGACATTAAAGCAGACTATGATAAACGCGTTAAGAATGGGCTTGCGATGGTTGATGCGAATCTTGTGAAATACGAAAAAACGATCTATTTAAAGACGGATCGTGAACTATTCAATGACCTCACAAAAAAGTGGCAGACGTTCAAAGAGACGACCGATCGTCTTCTTACCCTTAGTACACCGGAAACACAAAAGGAAGCTGTCACCTACTATGAAGGTGACAGTCGTGATTCATACTTCGCCGTCTCTGATCAATTAACGAAGATCGTGAAATACAACAACCAACAAGCGAAAGAAAATGGAGCTGCTATCACGAGTGCCGCCAATACAGCACACATCTTACTATTTACGATCATCGGTATCGTTGGTCTACTCGGTGTGATTTTCACGGTACTGATTTTACGATCCATTTTTGGTCCACTTCGCCAGCTTCAAGCCAAAACACATGAACTAGCGACACAGGGCGGTGATTTGACTGCTCAACTTGATGTCGTTCGTGACGATGAGATCGGACAGATCGCGCAGTCGATGAATCAGTTCATCGCCAATCTCCGGACAATCATCGTCCAAGTCGATGATACAGCAACATCCGTCGTCTCGACTTCTCAACATGTGACAAGCCGCATCGGGGAACTCGATCATGATATGGTCTCGACCTCACATACGATTGAAAATTTATCAGCAGGTATGCAAGAAACCGCTGCATCTGCAGAAGAAATGAACTCATCCGCAGTTGATATGGAAGCGACGATTCATGACATTGTCACTGGTGCAGAAGCGAACGGAAAACGGGCACAAGAAGTCGGCGGACGGGCCGAATCACTTCAAGTCGTCGCTACAGAAGCAAAACAGACTGCTAACCAAATTCTCGCCGAAACGAAAACACGACTTGAGGACGCGATGGCACGAGCAAAAGCCGTCAAGGAAATTTCCGTTTTATCGGATGCAATCCTCTCGATTGCCGCACAAACGAACCTATTGTCCCTTAACGCTTCGATTGAAGCAGCACGCGCTGGTGAAGTCGGTCGTGGCTTTGCCGTCGTCGCTGATGAGATTCGTAAACTTGCTGAAAGTAGCCGGGACACCGTTGAACAAATCCAAGACGTCTCGATTTCTGTCATCGAGTCCGTTGAACATTTGAATTCCGCTTCCGGTGAGATGCTCTCCTTCATCGATACGAAGGTCGTCAAGGACTATGATTTATTCGAAGACGCCTCCGTTCAGTATCGAAATGACGCACAATTATTCGGTGATGCAGCGGAACACTTCGCCGCTCAAGCCGGTCAACTCCAGGAACTGACAGCGAACATGCTCGGTGTCATCCACGATGTTGCCGTCACCGTCAATGATGGGGCGCAAGGCACACAATCGATGTCAGAACAAATCAATCATTCCGTCCAAGCGTTCCGGGATGTCCATGACCAGACTTCCGTCAGTCAACAGCAGGCGGAAGCACTAAAGGATGTTCTCCGCCAGTTCCAAGTCTAA
- the treP gene encoding PTS system trehalose-specific EIIBC component has translation MKPNYRQIAEQIIENIGGKENVEQAAHCVTRLRLTLKNQELVDQDALLEVPLVKGAFLNAGVYQIVIGAGDVDRVYAEFIQLTGLQATTIADVKSSGAAKMNPFQKLIKVFSDVFMPIIPAIIVAGLLMGINNLFGIEFGGKTMIDRYPNLQGLWDLINMMANTAFVFLPALVGWSATKRFGGSEILGIVMGLMLVHPDLLNAWNYGQSALKGEIPTFNILGLFEIEKVGYQGQILPVLAAAYVLSTIERWLKQRVPNAIQLLVVPITTITLTGFLALAVIGPVTRQVGDWITIGVVNTFEAVPLLGALLFGALYAPLVITGMHHMFIAVDLQLIGQSGTTFIWPMIAISNIAQGSATLAMLFLAKNVNDKNMASTSALSAYFGITEPAMFGVNLRFKYPFYAALVGSAIASSFIAVSGVLAPAIGVGGLPAFISIVPGSILSFIVGMVIAIIVPVACTFLFHYVSTKRAKKAALKKAA, from the coding sequence ATGAAACCAAACTATCGTCAAATTGCAGAGCAAATCATTGAGAACATCGGGGGCAAGGAGAACGTCGAACAGGCGGCTCACTGTGTCACTCGTCTTCGTTTAACGCTTAAAAACCAAGAGCTCGTCGACCAAGACGCTTTGCTTGAAGTCCCACTCGTCAAAGGAGCGTTCTTGAATGCGGGTGTCTATCAAATCGTCATTGGTGCTGGAGATGTCGACCGGGTCTATGCTGAATTCATTCAATTGACCGGCTTGCAGGCGACGACGATCGCAGACGTCAAGTCGTCCGGAGCGGCAAAGATGAATCCGTTCCAAAAGTTAATCAAAGTCTTTTCTGACGTCTTCATGCCAATCATTCCCGCCATCATCGTCGCTGGTCTCCTGATGGGGATCAATAACCTGTTCGGCATCGAGTTCGGTGGTAAGACGATGATTGACCGTTATCCGAACTTACAAGGACTCTGGGATTTAATCAATATGATGGCAAACACTGCCTTCGTCTTCCTCCCGGCACTCGTCGGTTGGTCGGCAACGAAACGCTTCGGTGGAAGTGAGATTCTCGGGATCGTCATGGGTCTGATGCTCGTTCACCCAGACCTCTTAAACGCTTGGAACTACGGACAAAGTGCTCTAAAAGGTGAAATCCCGACGTTCAATATCCTCGGTCTCTTTGAAATTGAAAAAGTCGGCTATCAGGGACAAATCCTCCCTGTACTTGCAGCCGCATATGTTCTCAGTACGATTGAACGTTGGCTTAAACAACGGGTACCGAATGCGATTCAATTACTCGTCGTACCGATTACGACGATCACGTTGACGGGCTTCCTTGCTCTTGCCGTCATCGGACCGGTCACACGTCAAGTCGGTGACTGGATTACGATTGGTGTCGTTAATACGTTCGAAGCTGTTCCGTTACTTGGTGCCTTACTCTTTGGTGCACTCTATGCTCCGCTCGTCATCACCGGTATGCACCACATGTTCATCGCTGTCGACTTACAATTGATCGGACAAAGCGGAACGACGTTCATCTGGCCGATGATCGCGATTTCGAACATCGCTCAAGGTTCAGCAACGCTTGCGATGCTTTTCCTCGCGAAAAACGTCAACGATAAGAACATGGCATCGACATCGGCACTCTCTGCTTACTTCGGGATCACGGAACCCGCCATGTTCGGTGTCAATCTCCGGTTCAAGTATCCGTTTTACGCGGCACTCGTCGGCTCAGCGATTGCGTCTTCCTTCATCGCCGTCAGCGGTGTTCTTGCTCCTGCGATTGGTGTCGGTGGATTACCTGCTTTCATTTCGATCGTACCAGGCTCGATTCTATCGTTCATCGTCGGTATGGTGATCGCGATCATCGTTCCTGTTGCCTGTACGTTCTTGTTCCACTATGTCTCAACGAAACGCGCAAAAAAAGCTGCCCTGAAAAAAGCAGCGTAA
- the ribD gene encoding bifunctional diaminohydroxyphosphoribosylaminopyrimidine deaminase/5-amino-6-(5-phosphoribosylamino)uracil reductase RibD — MSQMMSYAMQLAQMLNGQTSPNPSVGCVIVKQGRILGFGAHRFAGGPHAEVEALRMAGEAARGADLYVTLEPCNHYGKTPPCTEAILQAGIKRVFVATEDKHAIVAGSGIKRLQDAGVEVEVGLLRREAEALYDTFWKTIERKRPTVTVKIAQTMNGIAATGEQRWITSEEARAHGRAMRGRHDAILAGSETVLIDDPALTLRTESGIEPIRVIVDRRGRVPETAQVFRDGKNPTYWLTSVPRISHDQVTVLVGEYETPKAILKRLYEQDIRSVLIEGGPTIQAAFFEADLVDRIEVYQAPSIFEGDAWTGQHDIEDRFQIDQIETVGPDIHLTYIRKEEMTCSPD, encoded by the coding sequence ATGTCACAGATGATGAGTTATGCCATGCAATTAGCACAGATGTTAAACGGACAAACAAGTCCGAATCCAAGTGTCGGCTGTGTCATCGTCAAACAAGGGCGGATCCTCGGCTTTGGTGCACACCGATTTGCCGGTGGTCCGCATGCGGAAGTCGAAGCCTTACGGATGGCAGGAGAGGCTGCTCGTGGCGCTGATCTTTATGTGACGCTCGAGCCATGTAATCACTATGGCAAGACACCGCCATGTACGGAAGCAATTTTACAAGCCGGGATTAAACGGGTCTTCGTCGCTACGGAAGACAAACATGCGATCGTCGCTGGTTCAGGAATCAAACGACTTCAGGATGCCGGTGTTGAAGTCGAGGTCGGATTATTACGACGTGAAGCGGAAGCACTCTACGACACGTTTTGGAAAACGATTGAACGAAAACGTCCGACCGTCACCGTCAAAATCGCTCAGACGATGAACGGGATTGCTGCGACGGGTGAACAGCGCTGGATTACGTCAGAAGAGGCAAGGGCACATGGTCGCGCCATGCGCGGTCGCCATGATGCGATTCTTGCTGGGAGTGAGACGGTGCTCATCGATGACCCGGCACTGACACTACGTACTGAATCAGGAATCGAACCGATTCGGGTGATCGTCGACCGGCGTGGTCGGGTGCCGGAGACGGCACAGGTATTTCGTGACGGTAAAAATCCAACTTACTGGCTAACGAGTGTACCGCGCATTAGTCACGATCAGGTGACTGTTTTAGTCGGTGAGTATGAGACGCCGAAAGCGATTTTAAAGCGATTATACGAACAAGATATCCGAAGCGTTTTGATTGAAGGTGGACCGACGATCCAAGCCGCGTTCTTTGAAGCAGATCTCGTTGACCGAATCGAAGTCTACCAGGCACCATCGATTTTTGAAGGGGATGCGTGGACCGGTCAACACGATATCGAAGATCGTTTTCAAATCGATCAGATTGAAACAGTCGGACCGGATATCCATCTGACGTATATCCGAAAGGAGGAGATGACATGTTCACCGGATTGA
- the ribA gene encoding GTP cyclohydrolase II, with translation MNGFDLIEEAIEDLKNGRPIIVCDDEDRENEGDLVMLAEHATPENINFMITYGKGLVCVPVSPRIAQRLDLAPMTANNTDPHGTAFTLSIDHEEAKTGISAEERSLTIQRMLTDGPERFKRPGHIFPLIAKEGGVRERRGHTEAGIDLARLAGSEEIAVICEIIKEDGTMARVDDLLLYKEEHDLKLITIEALVAYLERPLTREAEVLLPTTFGAFRMIGYTTQDDKEHVAVLSGEAQDGMLVRLHSECLTGDVFGSKRCDCGPQLDAALERIEREGGAVLYLRQEGRGIGLMAKLKAYELQEQGLDTVEANHALGYPTDMRDYTVAANMLRDLGVTKIRLMTNNPDKQRVLEQEGIEVIERVPHQVPVEPENQRYLKTKQTKLGHWLDIQGGHTS, from the coding sequence ATGAATGGATTCGACTTGATTGAAGAAGCGATAGAAGATTTAAAAAACGGACGACCAATCATCGTCTGTGATGACGAGGACCGTGAGAATGAAGGGGATCTCGTCATGCTCGCAGAACATGCGACGCCGGAAAACATCAACTTCATGATCACATACGGAAAAGGACTCGTCTGTGTACCGGTCAGTCCGCGGATTGCACAGCGACTTGACCTTGCACCGATGACAGCGAACAACACCGATCCGCACGGTACAGCATTCACGCTCAGTATCGATCATGAAGAAGCGAAGACTGGCATCAGCGCCGAGGAACGGTCGCTAACGATCCAGCGGATGTTAACAGATGGACCGGAGCGCTTCAAACGACCAGGTCACATCTTCCCGTTGATCGCAAAAGAGGGTGGTGTCCGGGAACGACGTGGACATACGGAAGCAGGCATTGATCTCGCCCGTCTTGCCGGCAGTGAAGAAATCGCTGTTATCTGTGAAATCATTAAGGAAGACGGCACGATGGCGCGGGTTGATGATTTACTTCTCTACAAGGAAGAACATGATTTAAAACTGATTACGATCGAAGCACTCGTCGCGTACCTCGAGCGTCCATTGACGCGGGAGGCGGAAGTGTTACTTCCGACGACGTTCGGAGCTTTCCGGATGATTGGCTATACGACGCAAGACGATAAAGAACACGTCGCTGTCTTATCAGGTGAAGCGCAGGACGGCATGCTTGTCCGGCTGCACTCGGAATGTCTGACGGGAGACGTCTTCGGTTCGAAGCGTTGCGATTGTGGACCGCAACTCGATGCGGCACTTGAACGAATCGAACGAGAAGGTGGAGCCGTCTTGTATCTACGTCAGGAAGGACGCGGGATTGGTCTGATGGCGAAGTTAAAAGCATACGAGTTACAAGAACAAGGACTCGATACGGTCGAAGCGAATCATGCGCTCGGTTATCCGACAGACATGCGTGACTATACGGTCGCGGCGAACATGTTGCGCGATCTCGGTGTGACGAAGATTCGTTTGATGACGAATAACCCGGATAAACAACGGGTGCTCGAACAAGAAGGCATCGAAGTCATCGAACGCGTACCCCATCAAGTACCGGTCGAACCTGAAAATCAGCGTTATCTGAAAACAAAACAAACGAAACTCGGGCACTGGCTCGACATCCAAGGAGGACACACATCATGA
- the ribH gene encoding 6,7-dimethyl-8-ribityllumazine synthase, whose product MIYEGFLTGEGLRVAIVAARFNELITSKLVGGANDAFRRHGVAADAVDTAWVPGAFEIPLVAEKLAKSGKYDAIITLGAVIRGATSHYDYVCNEVAKGVASASRDTGVPIIFGVLTTDSIEQAVERAGTKAGNKGYEAAVSAIEMANLLRTI is encoded by the coding sequence ATGATCTACGAAGGTTTCTTAACAGGAGAAGGACTACGCGTCGCTATCGTCGCAGCACGGTTTAACGAATTGATCACATCAAAACTCGTCGGAGGAGCAAACGACGCATTCCGTCGCCACGGTGTTGCAGCAGACGCTGTTGATACAGCATGGGTTCCGGGGGCATTCGAAATTCCACTCGTCGCTGAAAAGTTAGCGAAAAGCGGCAAGTATGACGCTATCATCACGCTCGGTGCTGTCATCCGGGGAGCAACGTCGCACTATGATTATGTCTGTAACGAAGTCGCGAAAGGGGTCGCGAGTGCGTCGCGCGACACAGGCGTGCCGATCATCTTTGGTGTGCTGACGACGGATTCGATCGAGCAAGCGGTCGAACGTGCTGGTACGAAAGCTGGGAACAAAGGCTACGAAGCAGCTGTTTCCGCGATCGAGATGGCGAATCTTTTACGGACGATTTAA
- the treC gene encoding alpha,alpha-phosphotrehalase — MITTTDWRKSAVYQIYPKSFYSPEGKATGTLRGVTAKLDYLADLGVDYLWLTPVYASPQNDNGYDVSDYYAIDPSYGTMDDFETLLKEAKRRDLSVMMDIVVNHCSTSHVWFEEGRHPDSPYHDYFIWHDTPNDWVSKFGGPAWSFDEIAGKYYLHLFDKTQADLNWENPRLREDVYKMMRFWRDKGVAGFRLDVINLISKTPGLPNDPNGDGRAYYTDGPNVHDYLQEMNAEVFTGHDLLTVGEMSSTSLEHCLRYSSLENQELKMTFNFHHLKVDYPNGEKWTAAPFDFKQLKQIFSDWQAGMNGQAWNAIFWCNHDQPRVVSRFGDDVTYRVESAKMLATTLHGLQGTPYIYQGEEIGMPNPDFTDLSDYRDVETLNAYQEAREQGVSEDAILAAIRQKSRDNARTPMPWSDARNGGFSTSEPWIPVSPTYDQINVETAIADPDSVYHHYKRLIQLRKQYDVLTDGTYRLLTLDDSSLWAYERVTSDEELLVVSNFYGTDTTFTLPRDGSDYTVLLHNYSQVQTDGRRLLLRPYESLMLHRKK; from the coding sequence ATGATCACGACAACCGATTGGCGCAAATCCGCCGTCTATCAAATTTATCCGAAGAGTTTCTATAGTCCAGAAGGCAAAGCGACCGGTACGTTACGTGGGGTCACGGCTAAACTCGATTATTTGGCGGATCTTGGTGTCGATTACCTTTGGTTGACGCCGGTCTACGCTTCACCGCAAAACGATAATGGCTATGATGTCAGCGACTATTACGCCATCGACCCGTCTTATGGAACAATGGATGATTTCGAGACGTTACTGAAAGAAGCGAAACGACGTGATCTGTCCGTCATGATGGACATCGTCGTCAATCACTGCTCGACGTCGCATGTCTGGTTCGAAGAAGGACGTCACCCGGATAGTCCTTACCATGACTATTTCATCTGGCACGATACGCCGAACGACTGGGTGTCGAAATTCGGCGGTCCTGCTTGGTCATTTGATGAGATTGCTGGTAAGTATTACTTGCACCTGTTCGATAAGACACAAGCGGACCTGAATTGGGAAAACCCACGTCTTCGAGAAGACGTTTACAAGATGATGCGCTTTTGGCGTGATAAAGGTGTCGCTGGTTTTCGACTCGATGTCATCAATTTGATCTCGAAGACGCCTGGATTACCGAACGACCCAAATGGAGACGGACGTGCGTATTATACGGACGGACCGAACGTCCATGACTACTTGCAAGAGATGAACGCAGAAGTCTTTACTGGGCACGACCTGTTGACCGTCGGTGAGATGTCTTCGACATCTCTTGAGCATTGTCTTCGTTATTCATCGCTTGAGAATCAGGAACTGAAAATGACGTTCAACTTCCATCACTTGAAGGTCGATTACCCAAACGGTGAGAAATGGACGGCGGCTCCGTTTGATTTTAAGCAACTGAAACAAATCTTCTCCGACTGGCAAGCCGGCATGAACGGACAAGCATGGAATGCGATCTTTTGGTGTAACCACGACCAACCACGCGTCGTCAGTCGATTCGGTGATGACGTCACGTATCGCGTCGAGAGTGCGAAGATGCTTGCGACGACACTCCACGGCTTACAAGGAACGCCTTACATCTATCAAGGAGAAGAAATCGGTATGCCGAATCCGGACTTTACGGATCTATCCGACTACCGCGATGTCGAGACATTGAACGCCTATCAAGAAGCACGAGAACAGGGTGTATCAGAAGACGCGATTCTTGCTGCGATTCGACAAAAATCGCGCGATAATGCGCGGACACCGATGCCGTGGTCGGATGCACGTAACGGTGGCTTTAGTACAAGCGAACCCTGGATTCCTGTTTCGCCGACGTATGATCAAATCAACGTCGAGACCGCTATTGCGGATCCTGACTCTGTCTACCATCATTACAAACGTTTGATTCAATTACGAAAGCAGTATGATGTGTTGACGGACGGGACCTATCGCCTGTTGACGCTAGACGATTCGTCACTTTGGGCGTACGAACGTGTAACGAGTGACGAAGAGTTGCTCGTCGTCTCGAACTTTTACGGAACAGATACGACGTTCACGTTACCTCGTGACGGATCGGATTATACGGTGTTGCTTCACAATTACTCTCAAGTGCAGACGGACGGACGAAGACTCCTGTTACGTCCATACGAGTCACTCATGCTCCATCGCAAGAAATGA
- a CDS encoding alanine/glycine:cation symporter family protein, giving the protein MGNAFSDWISAVSDIVWGPPLLILLVGTGIYLTIRLGFIQITKLPYALKLAFSKHQDDKSEGDISHFQALMTALAATVGTGNIVGVATAVVLGGPGAIVWMWLSGLFGMATKYAEAILAVKYRVVDEKGQMAGGPMYYLERGLKQKWLGVLFAAFASIAAFGIGNGVQTNSVALAMKSTFDVPLYVTGIALMVLTGVVILGGVKSIGKVVSLFVPFMIFFYVGSGLLILVMNYDLIPGAISTIFSSTFSNEAITGGAIGAAIRYGVARGVFSNEAGLGSAPIAAAAAKTDFPGRQALVSMTQVFLDTLVVCSITGLTLVMGGQLDTDLQGVELTTASFEVFLGPAGKYIVTIGLVMFAYSTVLGWSYYGEKSIYYLFGQKSILPYRILFVLVAGAGAMTTNLNMVWAISDVFNGLMAIPNLIGLIGLSGVVIAETRLFREQLKREEANRKVS; this is encoded by the coding sequence ATGGGGAATGCATTCAGTGACTGGATTAGCGCGGTGTCCGATATTGTCTGGGGACCACCGTTGCTCATTCTGTTAGTCGGTACAGGGATTTACTTGACGATTCGCTTAGGCTTCATTCAAATTACCAAATTGCCGTATGCCTTGAAGTTAGCTTTTTCAAAGCATCAAGATGACAAGTCGGAAGGGGATATTAGTCACTTCCAAGCCTTGATGACGGCACTTGCTGCGACCGTTGGTACGGGGAATATCGTCGGTGTCGCAACCGCTGTCGTACTAGGAGGACCTGGTGCCATCGTCTGGATGTGGCTATCCGGTCTGTTCGGGATGGCGACGAAGTATGCCGAGGCGATTCTCGCCGTCAAATATCGCGTCGTCGATGAGAAAGGGCAGATGGCAGGCGGACCGATGTATTATCTTGAGCGTGGACTGAAGCAGAAATGGCTCGGTGTCTTATTTGCGGCGTTCGCTTCGATTGCTGCTTTTGGAATTGGGAACGGGGTCCAAACGAACTCCGTTGCACTGGCGATGAAATCGACATTCGATGTTCCGCTCTACGTAACAGGGATTGCGTTGATGGTATTGACGGGTGTCGTCATTCTCGGTGGGGTCAAATCAATCGGGAAAGTCGTCAGTCTGTTCGTTCCATTCATGATTTTCTTCTATGTCGGAAGTGGCTTGTTGATTCTTGTCATGAACTATGACTTGATTCCGGGCGCGATTTCGACGATCTTCAGCAGTACGTTCTCAAACGAAGCAATCACGGGTGGAGCGATCGGGGCAGCGATTCGTTATGGTGTCGCGCGTGGTGTGTTCTCGAACGAAGCGGGTCTCGGTTCAGCTCCAATTGCAGCAGCAGCTGCGAAGACGGACTTCCCGGGGCGTCAAGCACTCGTCTCGATGACGCAAGTGTTCCTCGATACATTGGTTGTCTGTTCGATCACAGGATTGACGCTCGTCATGGGAGGGCAGCTCGATACGGACTTGCAAGGTGTTGAACTAACGACAGCAAGCTTCGAAGTCTTCCTTGGTCCTGCCGGGAAGTACATCGTCACGATCGGACTCGTCATGTTTGCCTATTCGACCGTCCTTGGCTGGTCATATTATGGAGAAAAATCAATCTATTATCTATTTGGTCAAAAATCGATCCTACCGTATCGTATCTTGTTCGTCTTAGTGGCTGGTGCTGGTGCGATGACGACGAACTTGAACATGGTATGGGCAATTTCGGATGTCTTCAACGGCTTGATGGCGATTCCGAACTTGATTGGCTTAATCGGCTTATCGGGCGTCGTCATTGCCGAGACACGACTGTTCCGGGAACAGTTGAAACGCGAAGAAGCGAATCGGAAAGTTTCGTAG
- the ribE gene encoding riboflavin synthase: MFTGLIEEVGTLKRKIPRPNGLALEIEAHRVLEGTKIGDSIAVDGICLTVTSMSPTGFTADAVHDTIRSTALGTYRVGSPLQLERAMPADGRFGGHFVSGHIDGTARLISRRPDGEAMVYTFDVGSWQKYCIPKGSIAINGTSLTLQRVTPETISISLIPHSRQVTTFDRLASGAVVNIECDMMAKHLYHFTQHEKQTDWAAFLGGDM; encoded by the coding sequence ATGTTCACCGGATTGATTGAAGAAGTCGGGACGTTAAAACGAAAGATTCCACGACCGAACGGTTTAGCGCTTGAAATTGAAGCACACCGGGTGCTTGAAGGAACGAAGATTGGTGATAGCATCGCCGTCGACGGGATTTGTTTGACTGTCACGTCGATGAGCCCGACTGGCTTCACGGCAGATGCCGTCCATGACACGATTCGGTCGACAGCACTCGGGACGTACCGGGTCGGCAGTCCGTTGCAACTTGAACGGGCGATGCCGGCAGACGGTCGTTTCGGTGGACATTTCGTCAGTGGACACATCGACGGAACAGCACGACTGATCAGTCGTCGACCGGACGGTGAAGCGATGGTCTATACGTTTGATGTCGGATCGTGGCAAAAGTATTGTATTCCGAAAGGATCGATTGCGATCAACGGCACGAGCCTGACCTTACAACGCGTCACGCCGGAAACGATCTCGATTTCACTGATTCCGCACTCCCGTCAAGTAACGACGTTTGATCGATTGGCAAGCGGCGCAGTCGTCAATATCGAGTGTGACATGATGGCGAAACATCTCTATCATTTCACGCAACACGAGAAGCAGACGGACTGGGCAGCATTCTTAGGAGGCGACATGTAA